The Papaver somniferum cultivar HN1 chromosome 3, ASM357369v1, whole genome shotgun sequence genome includes a region encoding these proteins:
- the LOC113355630 gene encoding protein PARTING DANCERS-like isoform X2, which translates to MANLRPSYSDYQPTNPSDAPSPGVGGVCMMQTKWRDEQHPSLIHSISSFLADNLFKLNFVPIGPNFIFNCGGLSVAFLFLTKWDCNISSSIFSRVQKLKGQFAHFYVIVTLPTQEQNDSFTRSYFKYGMELGKPTFVPVQDLEMGFEKIVRIAHSRGVCKRQGVIAKINAEREQSVLVMDQFVKVVTSIPGVNNHDANTLYAAIGSIQAISQASKSLILEKTDLSAEKADTITRFFRDPNYYLSAKLN; encoded by the exons GAGTTGGTGGTGTGTGTATGATGCAAACCAAATGGAGAGATGAACAACATCCGTCCCTCATTCATTCCATTTCCTCTTTCCTTGccgacaatttgttcaaactaaACTTTGTCCCTATCGGCCCC AATTTCATATTTAACTGTGGCGGACTCTCAGTCGCATTCTTATTTCTCACAAAATGGGACTGCAACATCTCTTCCTCCATCTTTAGCAG AGTGCAGAAGCTGAAGGGGCAGTTTGCGCATTTTTATGTCATTGTCACCCTTCCGACTCAGGAACAAAATGACTCCTTCACCCGCTCATACTTCAA GTATGGTATGGAGCTTGGGAAGCCAACTTTTGTGCCGGTTCAAGACTTGGAGATGGGATTTGAGAAGATTGTGAGAATTGCTCATTCTCGTGGAG TTTGCAAGCGACAGGGTGTCATTGCCAAGATAAATGCCGAG AGGGAGCAATCAGTTCTAGTGATGGACCAGTTCGTCAAAGTGGTTACCTCAATACCCGGGGTCAACAACCATGATGCTAATACG CTCTATGCAGCAATTGGTTCTATACAAGCAATATCCCAAGCATCAAAAAGCCTTATTTTGGAGAAAACAGATCTTTCAGCAGAAAAGGCAGACACAATAACAAGATTTTTTAGGGATCCAAACTATTATCTAAGCGCGAAACTCAATTGA